The Triticum aestivum cultivar Chinese Spring chromosome 6D, IWGSC CS RefSeq v2.1, whole genome shotgun sequence genomic sequence TACATAAACTGCAAGTGATTTGGCATGATatcattcaaacagcaagccgtgagtctgcatgtggacatgcatggcaactgtagttctccAGTCGTGGCAGCTACagtccaacaaacatggcaacaaCTGTTTGCCAATGCATGGCAACCAGCTCCTTTCAGTACCAAAACTTGGATTCTATATCAATGGCAGCTGCAGTCCTACATACATGGCAAATACTGTTGCCAATACATGGCAACCAGTATATTCTAGCATCAAAACTTTGTATTCTAGGCTTGAGCTCACTAGGCAAATGCGATCAATCATTAGTGCTGCACACATGCTTTTGGCAAATCCCGAAGACAATATATGAGTCATTGCACACGACCACTTGTTAGCGTTTTCTGTTTGATTTTTTCCACCATCACTGCTACAAATCTTCTTTTCCTCACATGCTATTCCCACAAAAACAAATGCAGTGCTGTTTTTGTGGTTCAAATTTCCTTACCTTGCTGTGCCgcatgtgcccatcttgtgtggtctgtcaCACCAAATTGACGTGCTCTGTCTGCAATctgtgaagcttgccatgagacATTTGCCGAGGTAGCACCACCGTAATAACCTGTAATCATGGTAGTAGTTGGTCAATGCATGTCAACTGTAGTTTCTTCAACATGGAACATGCAGTGGTCCAACCATGCCACACAAATTTGTTCACACTTGCCATCCACGGTTGTTTGTATATTGCAATCACATTTTTgatcatacatggcaactgcagtttgtcCTGGCAtagcaactgcagttgtccaggcatggcaactgcagctgtccagggatggcaactgcagttgttcagtcatggcaactgcagttgttcagtcatggcaactgcagttgtcaacTATGCTCCTTCTGCTAATTCACCGTCTGCAACTTCACtttttatggactcacctgtgtatgacgtcgatggcaggtacatgggtgccgcctgatgccacgtgctgcatgaaggttCTGCATTTTTCCCGACATAACTCGTGAGTTTTTTGCCATCCTTTGCAAGTTTATTTTTCATGTCCACACCAGTATGTTTCATTTTCGTATgcgttaccttgatttgccacattagctagttgaagttggttgcccgtacatttgtcagtgttGCCCTGTGACTGAACTTGCCATGGTGCCCCCTGAGTGTGTTTTGGTCATAAAAACCTGCGAAAAATGACagtgtaggacataagtagaatgtcatcttcatcatcgcgaATATGGAAAATGTTCTTTTCTTTGTTATCATGCATCATACCAATGTCTGCGTactgctctagtagtggcagcaacggcctTGCAGAAATGAGTTGACTATACTCTGCTGCATCCCAAGGGGACGTTTCTGGCATTTGAGAAACCCAAGGATCAGCGCCATCTTCATGATTCATTCTTTCCGCGTTTTGTTTCTGCCAATGTGTTCTCAATCACAgcatgaacaagaacgcatcaaCAATCCACAAAAAATGTATTCTTCTACTGCTTGCACGTACAAGATAACACGGCAGTCTTATCACATTTTCATGCGTAGGCAACCAACACATCATggcaagtaggacatgcacatCCACTCTCTTTTCTAAAATCTGGGTGCCAGCTATCCTTTCGATTCGATGGCAACAGCCACCACAATAGGATGGCAAGCAACAGGTTAACATGGTGGCAGTTAACGGCAACGATAGGTGGCAACTGACGTTAGACACAAGTGGCAACTAATTTTCCTACCCCCCTTTATTCCAAATTTCTCATTTCTCTCCCTTTTTTAGGGATTCCTACGCATCCATTCATTACCAACTACTTGCACCAAGCGAACTGAGAACTTAAGCTTAACTCTAgcgtagtacatggcagatctggtgTATGCTGCTTGGCAAATGCGAAGACACACAAAACCATGTAGTGTTTTGCCCCGATAGCGTGGATCCAGTCGCCACCTTCGTTGCTAAATTTGCAATTTTCTGCCCAGAAGAAGGATGAGAAGCAGCAGGAGATNNNNNNNNNNNNNNNNNNNNNNNNNNNNNNNNNNNNNNNNNNNNNNNNNNNNNNNNNNNNNNNNNNNNNNNNNNNNNNNNNNNNNNNNNNNNNNNNNNNNNNNNNNNNNNNNNNNNNNNNNNNNNNNNNNNNNNNNNNNNNNNNNNNNNNNNNNNNNNNNNNNNNNNNNNNNNNNNNNNNNNNNNNNNNNNNNNNNNNNNNNNNNNNNNNNNNNNNNNNNNNNNNNNNNNNNNNNNNNNNNNNNNNNNNNNNNNNNNNNNNNNNNNNNNNNNNNNNNNNNNNNNNNNNNNNNNNNNNNNNNGGAGATTCACCTGCTTTTAGCTGGTATTCTTTGGAGGGCGGGGTTGGAGTGGGGGGCGGGGGgatggggggtgggggaggggggtgtGGTTAGCGGTGGGAAGGCCTTACggatctgctctggttgccatggcaaccagagaaggccgGCGATGGAGGTAGGAGATCGAGAGGTGAGAGACGATGGCGGCAGTCGGGACTGGGGATCGAAAGGAGGCCGGGACGGCTGGGTCATGCGGGCAGCGTGGTCGTCTGTCCCGGACGTGTGGGCGGGTTTGCCACACACCGGACCTGCGGGCTGTGGCTTTGCGCGCCCGGACGCAGTCGTGCGGGCGGGTTCCtatccatgccacacgaggcgtgcggCACAACCACCCAATACACCACACGTGCGGCAGTTATCGGAACCCAAATGCTAATAGTCTGAGAGGGTTGGAAAAGTGTTTAGTTATAATGTATCTAAATGTCTTTATTATATTGAACGAGACACGTATACCATGAAAAACGTATGCGCTACGAGAGAGAACACGTAGCTAGCACACGAAGACGACACACACCGGACGTCACAAGCGACGTCTCGACTAACCCATGCATGGACGTGCATGGATGCCTTCCATGGATGAGCGGGAGGGGTCAATCGAACTGGACGAGGGAGCTGTACACCGTGTCGGGCTGCCAGTCGGCTGGGATGACCTGCTCGGCGACGAGCGACCTGCCGGACTCGTTGGTGACCCGCAGCGAAAAGGGCCCCTGCAGCGGGCGGTGCGTGTCCAGCCGCCAGATGGAGCCCCACGACTCCCTCATGGGCGTCCAGACCCCCGTCGGCTCACCATTGTCCGGCCGCGACTCCATGAGGTCCACCTGCGCCACGTCGCCGTCGCCGTTCTCGTACTCCACCAGGACCGCTAGGTAGTTCGGGTTCGACCCCTGCTCCACGTGGAACGTCACCGACAGCCCCGGGTACTGGCACGGCACCCTCTTGAACTGCATGTCGATGATGCCGGCGTGGCGGAGCTCGTCGTTCCGGCCGTCCTTGGCCATGGCGCCGAAGGCGGTGCCGCTGAGGTCGAAGTGGTAGCGGGCCACCGGGTAGTAGTTCATGTCGGTGAGGATCACCGTCTCAGGGACGCCGGAGCACGCTGCGTGAGCCACGCACCTTATCTGCACGCAACGCAGCGCAACAATCCAAGATCCATCAGCCTGGAAAAACAAACGAAACGACAAGCACTCTACCGTCACTGTCAAGCAACTGCAATGTCGGCCACAGCAGCTGACCTGGTAGCACGAGCCGCATCCCTTGCCGTCCTTGAAGAGCGGCTCGTTGCCGCAAGACGTCATGGCGTTGAACGGCGGCAGGTTCACGTTCTTGAACCCGCACGCGCCACCATTGTCGTCAGGCCCAGCGCCGCCGGGAGCGCCGTACCAGGTGGCCCTGGCGTCGAGCCAGCCGCCGCCGTCGACGTTGGTGCCGCTGCCGCCGGTGCCGGTGCCCGGGCTGGGGGTGGGGGTAGCGGGGGCGGGTGTAGGCGTGGGGGAGTATCCAGGGCAGAATATGGCAGGCAGGAACCAAAAGCAGCCGCAGCAGCCATCGGCGGCGAGCAGGCAGAAAAGTGCGACCGCAACGGCGTAGGAGGAGGCCGGTGCCATCTCTCGCTCGCTGATCTCGCCGGTTGCTGACTACCGTACTCTGGTGGTTAATGGCTTGATGCAGTTGGGGGGCGTGTGAATTTATAGGCCGGCAACTCAAGTGCTAAGCTTCTTCTTCGTCTACCAGATCAAATCAAAAGGAGGAAAAGGACGAGGGAATGAATGAACGGAGATGGCGGATGGAGAAAGGAGGAGCCGTGATGGCAGGGCCGGTTCACATGCGGACGGCGGGACTCGCCCAACTGGCTGCTATACACCATGACCCGTGATCACGGGATGCATTTCTCTCTGCTTTTAAAAATCAACAACCATACATACATACTGCATTACAGGTGCTTCCGCCATGTATTTATGCCTGCAGCCAGCATAGCATCATGCCGATTGCAGATCATAGAGGCATCTTTTTCTTGGCGTTTTCTACGGAGTCGTAGCAATATACAGCCACATGATCCGTCTTGCAATCAGTGACGAGCTTGTGTGTTTATGTACCTCGAAAATACCAAACTAGTGCTATGAAAATGCCCAGCTGAAAGCTACGTGCGCGTCGGCAGAGGAACAGGGCATGATACGAAAATCAGATAGTGGTTACGTACAAGTTACCGGTGAAATGGTATGAAAACACGAGTATCCAGTGACACACTAACGAAAGATACAAACAGTACATCGGAAGATACAATGTTGGATGTAATCTATAGTCAGTTCACCTTTTCTTTTAATACATGTAACTTTATTCGTACTCGCGAATAGTACAAGTGTAATGATCTGGATACAATATTAAAAAAAACTACAAAGTAGCTCTTGCATTTAGTAATCGTTGAAGGTGAAATGCAATAAAACTTTCCGAAAGCCCTTGAGTCACTCATCCAAAAAGATGAAAGTCATAAGCGACGAACGTATTTGAGGAAGATGTGTTAAGATTAGAGAATAATGCTCGACACCCAAATACGGGTGTGGCTCTTTATATATATAAAGGTACAacgtacgtacaagtacaatatatAGATAAATACAGAAGCTCTACATAATATACAGTCTAACACCTtccctcaatcttaactgtggCCTGAAGTACAAAGCAACTTAAGATTGCGTCTACAACCTTCAAACTGAGGTTGCGGAagtggcttcgtgaagatgtccgCAAGTTGATCTTTGGAGGAGATAAACTTGATATGAAGAAGTTTCTGTGCAACATGTTCCCTCAcgaagtgatagtcaacttcgatgtgcTTGCTACGAGCATGAAAAACTGGATTAGATGAAAGATACGTCGCgccaatattatcacaccaaagaaccggTGGCTGCTCTTGAGAGACTCCCAACTCTCTCAACAGAGGTTGTACCCAAATGAGCTCAGCCGTGACATTGGCAACCGCCTTGTACTCTGCCTTAGTGCTACTCCGAGATACCGTGGCCTGCTTGCGTGCACTCCAAGCGATCAAGTTACGACCAAAGAAAACAGCATAGCCCCCCATTGATAGCCTGTCATCCAGActcccagcccaatctgcatcagagaacgcCGAGAGAGCACTCGAGGAGGTAGACCGAAGATGCAAACTATAGGAGACATTATGAGAGAGATAACGCAGTATATGCATCACAGCTGACCAGTGTGAAGTCCTAGGAGCATGAAGATACTGACACACACGGTTTACCTCATAGGAGATGTCCGGTCGTGTGATAGTCAAGTACTGCAAGCCACCAACAATAATGCGGTACTCTGTAGCATCATCTGAAGGAAGCAAGGCACCATCCAAGGCTGATAACCGATCATTCGCAGACATAGGGGTGGTAGAATGCTTCCATTGCAACATACCAGCACGTTGCAGCAAGTCCAAGGAATTCTGATGCCGAGTGAGAGTCAGGCCAGCAGGGGACTCTGAAACCTCCAGGCCAAGGAAGTAATGGAGAGCACCCAAATCCTTGGCAGTAAAATGACCACTCAGAGCAGACAACAAACGATCAACGGCAGTCACTGAGGAGCTGATaagaataatgtcatcaacataaaccagcaggtacatagtaacctcaggacGATGGaacattgctacttcttgagcttgcgttgaatttttccttgaggaggaaaggatgatgcatcaaagtagagataagtatttccctcagttaagaaccaaggtatcaatccagtaggaggcacaagcaaatctccaatctatgcacctgcacaaactaacaaacacttgtactcaacgcgaaaaaggggttggcaatcccttcacgatcacgaacaagagtgagatctaaaagagataggtataaaagataaataaaagagcaaactaaagtaaatataaataaattgcagcaaggtatttttgggttttttggtttatagatctgaaaatatatgatggaaaattgaccagggggacataggtttcactagaggcttctcccttgaaagaaaacatacggtgggtaaacaaattactgtcgagcaattgatagaaaagcgcaaagttatgacgatattcaaggcaatggttatgaatataggcatcacgttcatgtcaagtagaccgactcctgcctgcatctactactattactccacacatcgaccgctatctagcatgcatctagtatatagagtattaagttcataagaacggactaatgccttgagtaagatgacatgatgtagagggataaactcaagcaatatgatgaaaaccccatctttttacccttgatggcaacaatacaatacgtgtctcgctacccctactttgttactgggtgaggacaccgcaagattgaacccaaaactaagcacctctcccattgcaagaagaaccaatctagttggccaaaccaaaccgataattcaaagagaaatacaaagatatttaatcatgcataaaagagtttagagaagactcaaataatattcatagataatctgatcataaatccacaattcatcagatctcgacaaacacactgcaaaagaatattacatcagatagaactccaagaacatcgaggagaacattgtattgaagatcaaagag encodes the following:
- the LOC123141509 gene encoding expansin-B7; translated protein: MAPASSYAVAVALFCLLAADGCCGCFWFLPAIFCPGYSPTPTPAPATPTPSPGTGTGGSGTNVDGGGWLDARATWYGAPGGAGPDDNGGACGFKNVNLPPFNAMTSCGNEPLFKDGKGCGSCYQIRCVAHAACSGVPETVILTDMNYYPVARYHFDLSGTAFGAMAKDGRNDELRHAGIIDMQFKRVPCQYPGLSVTFHVEQGSNPNYLAVLVEYENGDGDVAQVDLMESRPDNGEPTGVWTPMRESWGSIWRLDTHRPLQGPFSLRVTNESGRSLVAEQVIPADWQPDTVYSSLVQFD